One window of Scheffersomyces stipitis CBS 6054 chromosome 1, whole genome shotgun sequence genomic DNA carries:
- the GON5 gene encoding putative mitochondrial 54S ribosomal protein RTC6, translating into MFAFTSIIRKQIVAPAAVNLFRATPTVAAPLSGAAPASLGFYRGFKVRTSVKKFCKDCYMVRRRGRVYVYCKSNGKHKQRQG; encoded by the coding sequence ATGTTCGCTTTCACTTCTATAATAAGAAAGCAGATTGTCGCACCAGCTGCGGTTAACCTTTTCAGAGCTACTCCAACGGTGGCTGCTCCACTTTCGGGTGCCGCCCCAGCTTCTCTCGGTTTCTATAGAGGCTTCAAGGTCAGAACCTCCGTCAAGAAGTTCTGCAAGGACTGCTACATGgtcagaagaagaggaagagtGTATGTCTACTGCAAGTCAAATGGCAAGCACAAGCAGAGACAAGGATAG